A DNA window from Medicago truncatula cultivar Jemalong A17 unplaced genomic scaffold, MtrunA17r5.0-ANR MtrunA17Chr0c01, whole genome shotgun sequence contains the following coding sequences:
- the LOC25479634 gene encoding uncharacterized protein encodes MISLTTTTLVLTPLSLVTCSAARHPHTTTVKTDRKQRQNNAGFSGEKKELSWHCVEGCAACCKLQKGPSYPSPEEIFTDPSDVELYNSLIGPDGWCIHYEKSSRKCSIYSERPYFCRAEAEVFESLFGVKQKNFNKEASRFTFLRFDFLWSQFRWAKSIQSLLWL; translated from the exons ATGATATCTCTCACCACCACCACTCTGGTGCTGACGCCATTATCATTGGTCACATGTTCGGCGGCACGTCATCCACATACAACTACGGTTAAAACTGACAGAAAACAAAGGCAAAATAATGCAGGTTTCAGCGGCGAGAAGAAGGAATTGTCGTGGCATTGCGTGGAAGGTTGTGCTGCTTGTTGTAAGCTTCAAAAAGGTCCTTCTTATCCATCTCCTGAAGAAATTTTCACCGACCCTTCAGATGTTGAG CTCTACAATAGCTTAATAGGACCAGATGGATGGTGTATACATTATGAAAAGAGTAGCAGAAAATGTTCCATTTACTCTG AGCGTCCGTATTTTTGCCGTGCGGAGGCTGAGGTGTTTGAATCTTTGTTTGGAGTCAAACAGAAGAATTTCAATAAGGAGGCATCCAGGTTCACCTTTCTCAGGTTCGATTTCCTCTGgagccaatttcggtgggctaagtccatacagagcttgctctggctttaa